A genomic region of Runella rosea contains the following coding sequences:
- the rpsJ gene encoding 30S ribosomal protein S10 — MNQKIRIKLKSFDHNLVDKSADRIVKAVKSTGAVVSGPIPLPTEKQIYTVLRSPHVNKKSREQFQLCTYKRLIDIHSSSAKTVDALMKLELPSGVDVEIKV; from the coding sequence ATGAATCAAAAAATTCGTATCAAACTGAAGTCATTTGACCACAACTTGGTGGACAAATCGGCGGACCGCATTGTAAAGGCGGTGAAATCAACGGGTGCTGTGGTTAGCGGCCCGATTCCATTGCCTACAGAAAAGCAAATCTACACGGTACTTCGCTCACCCCACGTGAACAAGAAATCACGTGAGCAGTTCCAACTTTGCACCTACAAGCGCCTGATTGACATTCACTCGTCAAGCGCCAAAACCGTAGATGCTTTGATGAAACTCGAATTGCCAAGTGGCGTTGATGTTGAGATTAAAGTTTAA
- a CDS encoding DUF6089 family protein: MKDYSFFRPLRRAVWILVLLFLNRHAACGQAENRWEVGGGLGAVGYLGDLNQQDLVSKEFNLSYHGFVRKYINTSNFAFRYNFQVGKFSGRDSNYPNRASRNLSIDTRFVENAFLIEWDYFDINPIYYRQYYGYQPVYTPYFFAGPTVVYTNPRPDFTQTYSPYATILEGIEHDKNARYAHWHLAFAFGGGMKFDLSPSVNLGVEASFRIATSDYVDGISKAGNPSRNDGYQLVTLTGTYRLGIQRKSIRRKWR, encoded by the coding sequence ATGAAAGACTATTCTTTTTTCCGCCCTTTAAGAAGGGCTGTATGGATTTTGGTGTTGTTATTTTTAAATAGACACGCTGCCTGCGGACAGGCTGAAAATCGCTGGGAGGTAGGAGGAGGCTTGGGAGCGGTTGGGTATTTAGGAGATTTAAATCAACAGGATCTCGTGTCAAAAGAATTTAATCTCAGCTACCATGGATTTGTTCGTAAATACATAAACACCAGTAATTTTGCCTTCCGTTATAATTTTCAAGTCGGTAAATTCAGCGGTCGCGACAGTAATTATCCTAATCGCGCATCCCGAAATTTGAGTATCGACACCCGATTTGTTGAAAATGCTTTTTTGATCGAATGGGATTACTTTGACATCAATCCTATTTATTATCGCCAATATTATGGCTATCAGCCCGTCTATACGCCGTATTTTTTTGCTGGCCCGACAGTTGTCTACACCAATCCCCGTCCCGATTTTACCCAGACTTACTCGCCCTATGCGACCATTTTGGAAGGAATTGAGCATGATAAAAATGCCCGATATGCACACTGGCATTTGGCATTTGCGTTTGGAGGAGGGATGAAATTTGACCTGTCGCCGAGCGTCAATTTGGGAGTTGAAGCCTCTTTTAGGATTGCCACGAGCGACTATGTTGATGGGATAAGCAAAGCAGGAAATCCCAGTAGAAACGATGGTTATCAATTGGTTACCCTCACTGGAACGTATCGGCTCGGAATTCAGCGGAAGAGTATACGACGAAAATGGCGTTAA
- a CDS encoding response regulator transcription factor, with product MTAKQQPEYFEELDALEIFLLRNNTLLTHQELKVLYAAMSGKTNAEIAEELCCSIATVKTHKNHIIRKLGLKGKEGFRRYLLKMAHIGFKEKRNQP from the coding sequence ATGACAGCCAAACAACAACCCGAATACTTCGAAGAATTAGATGCACTGGAAATATTTCTTCTCCGTAACAATACACTCCTTACGCATCAGGAACTAAAAGTTCTTTATGCGGCCATGAGCGGCAAAACAAATGCTGAAATAGCCGAAGAGCTATGCTGCTCAATCGCTACTGTCAAGACCCACAAAAATCACATCATCCGAAAATTGGGTTTAAAAGGAAAAGAAGGTTTTCGGCGCTACTTGCTCAAAATGGCACACATTGGTTTTAAAGAGAAGAGAAATCAACCCTAG
- the fusA gene encoding elongation factor G produces MARDLKFTRNIGIAAHIDAGKTTTTERILYYAGVSHKIGEVHDGAATMDWMAQEQERGITITSAATTVDWQYRDHKYHINIIDTPGHVDFTVEVNRSLRVLDGLVFLFSAVDGVEPQSETNWRLANNYNVARLGFVNKMDRSGADFLNVCKQVKEMLGSYAVPLQLPIGSEDQFKGVVDLINNRGMIWNEHDKGMTYEIVPIPEDMVEEAAEWREKLLEAVADYDESLMEKYFEDPESISEEEILKALRAAVIDMKIVPMLCGSSFKNKGVQTMLDYVMALLPSPLDKESIKGTNPNTGEEIARKPSVTEPFSALAFKIATDPYVGRLCFIRAYSGVLEAGSYVLNNRSENKERISRIFQMHANKQNSIERLEAGDIGAVVGFKDIKTGDTLSDEKHPIILESMVFPEPVIGYAIEPKKTADQDNFSKAIGKLIEEDPTLQVESNEETGQTIIKGMGELHLEIIIDRMRREFKVEVNQGAPQVAYKEAITKSVEHREVYKKQTGGRGKFADIVFEIGPRDDHEEGQEVKKGLQFVNEVVGGAIPREFIQPVQKGFEAAMVNGPLAGYQLESMKVRLFHGSYHDVDSDSLSFELAAKLGFKEAARLAGPKLLEPIMAVEVLTPEEYTGPITGDLNRRRGIMKGMDSRAGSQVIKADVPLSELFGYVTDLRTMSSGRATANLTFSHYEFLPNNLAETVIAKSKG; encoded by the coding sequence ATGGCACGTGATTTAAAATTCACAAGAAACATTGGGATTGCTGCTCACATTGATGCTGGGAAAACCACCACAACGGAGCGAATTCTATATTACGCAGGGGTAAGCCACAAAATCGGTGAGGTACACGATGGTGCCGCAACGATGGACTGGATGGCGCAGGAGCAAGAGCGCGGTATCACGATTACTTCAGCTGCTACCACAGTAGATTGGCAGTATAGAGATCACAAATACCACATCAACATTATTGACACGCCGGGCCACGTTGACTTTACCGTAGAAGTAAACCGCTCGCTTCGCGTATTGGATGGTCTTGTATTTTTGTTCAGTGCCGTTGATGGTGTTGAACCTCAATCTGAAACCAACTGGCGTTTGGCCAACAATTATAACGTAGCGCGTTTGGGCTTCGTTAATAAAATGGACCGTTCAGGAGCTGACTTTTTGAACGTTTGTAAGCAAGTAAAGGAAATGCTAGGTAGCTACGCAGTGCCTTTGCAATTGCCTATCGGCTCTGAAGACCAATTCAAGGGGGTTGTTGATTTAATTAACAACCGAGGCATGATTTGGAACGAGCACGACAAAGGAATGACCTACGAAATCGTTCCTATTCCTGAAGACATGGTGGAAGAAGCCGCAGAATGGCGTGAAAAACTACTTGAAGCAGTAGCGGATTACGACGAGTCGTTGATGGAAAAATACTTTGAAGACCCAGAGTCGATCTCAGAAGAGGAAATCTTGAAAGCATTACGGGCCGCCGTAATTGATATGAAAATCGTTCCTATGCTTTGTGGTTCATCTTTCAAAAACAAAGGTGTTCAAACCATGCTCGACTACGTGATGGCGTTGTTGCCTTCACCGTTGGATAAAGAAAGCATCAAAGGTACCAACCCTAACACTGGCGAAGAAATCGCTCGTAAACCAAGCGTTACCGAGCCTTTCTCAGCTTTGGCGTTCAAAATCGCTACTGACCCTTACGTAGGTCGTTTGTGCTTTATCCGTGCATATTCAGGGGTATTGGAAGCAGGTTCTTATGTCTTGAACAACCGTTCAGAAAACAAAGAACGTATTTCTCGTATTTTCCAAATGCACGCCAATAAGCAAAACTCTATTGAGCGTTTGGAAGCAGGTGACATCGGTGCGGTAGTAGGTTTTAAAGACATCAAAACGGGAGATACCCTTTCTGATGAAAAACATCCTATCATTCTGGAATCAATGGTTTTCCCTGAGCCAGTTATCGGGTATGCCATTGAGCCTAAGAAAACAGCAGATCAGGATAACTTCTCGAAAGCCATCGGTAAACTCATCGAAGAAGATCCAACCCTCCAGGTTGAATCTAACGAAGAAACTGGTCAAACCATCATCAAAGGGATGGGTGAGCTTCACTTAGAAATCATCATCGACCGTATGCGTCGTGAGTTCAAGGTAGAAGTAAACCAAGGTGCGCCGCAGGTAGCTTACAAAGAAGCCATTACCAAGAGTGTTGAACACCGTGAAGTTTATAAGAAACAAACGGGTGGTCGCGGTAAATTTGCTGATATCGTTTTCGAAATCGGGCCACGCGATGACCACGAAGAAGGTCAGGAAGTGAAAAAAGGTTTACAATTTGTAAACGAAGTTGTAGGGGGTGCTATTCCACGCGAATTTATCCAACCAGTTCAAAAAGGATTTGAAGCCGCAATGGTTAACGGTCCTTTGGCGGGTTACCAGTTGGAAAGCATGAAAGTGCGTCTTTTCCACGGCTCTTACCACGATGTTGACTCCGATTCACTTTCGTTTGAATTGGCCGCGAAATTAGGCTTTAAAGAAGCCGCTCGTCTGGCCGGTCCGAAATTATTGGAACCAATCATGGCGGTTGAAGTATTGACTCCTGAAGAATACACTGGTCCAATCACAGGTGACTTAAACCGTCGTCGCGGTATTATGAAAGGCATGGACTCGCGCGCTGGTTCACAAGTAATCAAAGCTGATGTGCCTTTGTCAGAGTTGTTCGGTTACGTAACCGACCTGCGCACCATGTCGTCGGGTCGTGCTACTGCCAACTTGACCTTCTCGCACTATGAATTCCTGCCAAACAACTTGGCGGAAACCGTGATTGCAAAATCAAAAGGATAG
- a CDS encoding response regulator transcription factor, translated as MTAKQQPEYFEELDALEIFLLRNNTLLTHQELKVLYAAMSGKTNAEIAEELCRSIATVKTHKNHIIRKLGLNGKDGFRRYLLKMAHIGFKEKKNQP; from the coding sequence ATGACAGCCAAACAACAACCCGAATACTTCGAAGAATTAGATGCATTAGAAATATTTCTTCTCCGTAACAATACACTCCTTACGCATCAGGAACTAAAAGTTCTTTATGCGGCCATGAGCGGCAAAACAAATGCTGAAATAGCCGAAGAGCTATGCCGCTCAATCGCTACTGTCAAGACCCACAAAAATCACATCATCCGAAAATTGGGCTTAAATGGAAAAGATGGTTTTCGGCGCTACTTGCTCAAAATGGCTCACATTGGTTTTAAAGAAAAGAAAAATCAACCCTAG
- a CDS encoding HIT family protein: MPSLFTRIVKGEIPCHKIAETEDFLAFLDVFPCAAGHTLVIPKQEIDYIFDLEDSLYEGLMKFSKQVAAAVEKAVPCKRIGVAVIGLEVPHAHVHLIPLNSMADMNFNNKLKMSQDELAEIAAKIREKL; encoded by the coding sequence ATGCCTTCTTTATTTACGCGTATTGTTAAAGGTGAGATACCCTGCCATAAAATTGCCGAAACCGAAGACTTTTTGGCATTTCTTGATGTTTTTCCATGCGCTGCGGGCCATACCCTCGTGATTCCAAAACAGGAAATAGATTACATTTTTGATTTGGAAGATAGCCTGTATGAAGGTTTAATGAAATTTTCGAAGCAAGTTGCTGCCGCCGTTGAGAAAGCAGTTCCTTGTAAGCGCATCGGAGTAGCCGTTATAGGATTAGAAGTGCCTCATGCCCACGTTCACCTGATTCCGCTCAATAGCATGGCAGATATGAATTTCAATAATAAGCTCAAAATGAGTCAGGATGAGTTGGCGGAGATTGCTGCGAAAATACGGGAGAAGTTGTAA
- a CDS encoding nuclear transport factor 2 family protein, with the protein MKQFLTLLILASFLFTSCKTSFSKKETQKGMITETGNNTTNLTLAAVERFNAAFNRHDVDAVMNAMTEDCIFENTNPQPDGTRLVGAEAVRAYWGKFFANNPDAFFEAEETFANGDRCVVRWIYRKTKDGKPWHLRGVDIFKVRNGKVAEKLAYVKG; encoded by the coding sequence ATGAAACAATTTTTGACACTTCTTATCTTGGCATCCTTCCTCTTTACTTCATGTAAAACCAGTTTTAGCAAAAAGGAAACACAAAAAGGGATGATAACTGAAACAGGAAATAATACGACCAACCTCACACTTGCCGCAGTGGAAAGGTTCAATGCAGCCTTCAATCGTCACGATGTTGATGCTGTAATGAATGCGATGACAGAAGACTGTATCTTTGAGAATACCAATCCACAACCAGACGGCACCCGATTAGTAGGGGCTGAGGCCGTCAGGGCATATTGGGGAAAGTTTTTTGCTAATAATCCAGACGCTTTTTTTGAAGCGGAAGAGACCTTTGCCAACGGTGACCGCTGTGTGGTCAGGTGGATCTATCGCAAAACGAAGGATGGAAAGCCTTGGCATTTGAGAGGAGTGGATATCTTCAAAGTTCGAAACGGAAAGGTGGCGGAAAAACTAGCTTACGTAAAAGGCTGA